One genomic window of Eisenibacter elegans DSM 3317 includes the following:
- a CDS encoding serine O-acetyltransferase, with product MMQASFFEKISKAHQTPKTLPGVAAIDTFVEMLMQFLFPDLSEQRLQNPLAIHTRYQQLQLHFEQLLLHTEACPNHAERTLTNCFFERLEAVYDACLEDSEAILAGDPAAIDQKEVIRAYPGFWAIAVYRVAHLMWELKIPYLPRIFTEYAHARTGIEIHPAATIGRRFCIDHGTGIVIGETTHIGDDVKIYQGVTLGALSVSKAMAQQKRHPSIGDRVVIYAGATILGGETFIGHDSIIGGNVWLTNSVAPHSRVYYSSKGQQVLSSQED from the coding sequence ATGATGCAAGCTTCTTTTTTTGAAAAAATCAGTAAGGCACACCAAACCCCGAAGACCTTGCCCGGGGTGGCGGCAATCGATACGTTTGTAGAGATGCTGATGCAATTTTTGTTCCCCGACCTCAGCGAGCAACGCCTACAAAACCCGCTGGCCATACACACACGCTACCAACAACTACAACTGCATTTTGAGCAGCTACTCTTACACACCGAAGCCTGCCCGAATCACGCAGAGCGTACGCTGACCAACTGTTTTTTTGAAAGGCTGGAAGCTGTATATGATGCTTGTCTCGAAGACAGTGAGGCTATCCTAGCGGGCGACCCTGCGGCCATCGACCAGAAAGAAGTCATTAGAGCTTATCCGGGTTTTTGGGCTATTGCCGTTTACCGCGTCGCACACTTGATGTGGGAGCTGAAAATCCCCTACTTGCCCCGTATTTTTACAGAATATGCCCACGCTCGTACCGGTATTGAGATTCATCCGGCAGCTACGATTGGCCGCCGATTTTGCATAGACCACGGTACGGGCATTGTCATTGGCGAAACGACACACATCGGCGATGATGTCAAAATCTACCAAGGGGTAACCTTGGGCGCGTTGAGTGTAAGCAAGGCAATGGCACAACAAAAACGCCATCCCAGCATCGGCGACCGTGTAGTCATCTATGCCGGAGCTACGATTCTGGGTGGGGAGACCTTCATCGGCCACGACAGCATCATAGGCGGAAATGTGTGGCTTACCAACAGTGTAGCGCCACACTCTAGGGTATATTACTCCTCCAAAGGACAACAGGTGCTCAGTAGTCAAGAAGATTAG